The nucleotide sequence GAAACGAAGTCAGGTCATGTGAAATCTGTAATGAATATTAGTTAGGAATAGAGAAACATGTCTGAAAAATTTGATATTAAGCTGGACAGTAAATGTTACTATCCTGATCCATCGGTAAAGGAAAATTCCTGGATGCAGGATTATGAAAAGATCTATAGTGAATCTCTCAAGGATCCTGAAAAACACTGGGAAAGTGTAGCAGAGGAACTTGAATGGTTCGAAAAGTGGGACAAGGTTATGGAATGGAACCATCCTTATGCAAAATGGTTCACCAATGCCAGGATGAACATAACCTCCAACTGCCTTGACCGCCATGTATTCAATGGGAAAAGGAACAAGGTCGCAATGATCTGGATAGGTGATGGTGGAGAAGAGCAGGTTATCACATATCGTCAGCTTTACCGTGATGTCATGAGATTTTCCAATGGTCTCAAATCCCTCGGTGTTGAGAAAGGGGATAAAGTATGCATATATATGCCACAGGTTCCTGAGCAGATCGTGGCCATGCTGGCATGTGCACGTATCGGTGCGGTCCACAGTGTCGTTTTCGGAGGCTTCGGTGCCAAAGCATTACATTCCAGGATAAAGGATGCACAGGCAAAGATCGTCATTACTGCAGATGCAAGCCTTCGGCGTGGTAAGCGCATTGATCTGAAGTCTCTTGTGGACGAAGCTGTGGTCAATGCTTCATGTGTTGAAAAGATAGTGGTCCTGAGAAGAATGACTCCTCAAATGGAACTCTTTTCTGAGATCGAGGTTGATTTCTATGAGATCATGGAAGATGTGGAGAAGGAGTGTGAACCCGAGATGATGGATTCCGAGGACCCTCTGTTCATACTTTACACCAGTGGAACAACCGGTCCTGCCAAGGGGATAGTTCATGCATGCGGTGGCTACATGGTAGGCACCTACTACACCACAAAGAACGTTTTAGATCTGAAGGAAAATGATGTCATGTGGTGTACTGCAGATCCCGGATGGATCACGGGCCACAGTTACATTGTCTATGGCCCCCTTTCTATGGGTGCAACGATCCTCATTTCCGAGACAACACCCGACTATCCGGATCCAGGTGTCTGGTGGAACATAATTGAGGAGTTCGATGTGAGTGTCTTCTATACGGCACCAACAGCGATACGCATGTTCATGAGAATGGGGGAAGAATGGCCCGGGAAGTACAACCTGAGTTCCTTGAGGATCCTGGGTTCGGTTGGAGAACCTCTGAATCCTGAAGCTTTCAAGTGGTATTATCGTGTTATCGGCAAGGAAAAATGTCCTATTCTGGATACCTGGTGGCAAACTGAGACAGGCATGCATATGCTCACCACAGCGGTTGGGGAACCCATGAAACCGGGATTCACAGGAAGGCCCGTTCCAGGTGTGGTTGTTGATGTTGTAGATGAGAATGGTGACCCGGTACCGGCAGGAACAGGTGGTTTCCTTGTGATAAAAAAACCCTGGCCTTCCATGATGAGAACCGTTTATGGTAATGATGAAAGGTATCGTCAGTATTGGACAACGATCCGGAATTACTACAGTGCAGGTGACTTGGCCGTAAAGGATGAGGATGGGTATATCATGATACAGGGACGTTCCGACGATGTCCTTATCGTTGCCGGTCACAACATTGGAAGTGCAGAGGTCGAAAGTGCGCTTGTATCCCATGAGGCTGTGGCTGAAGCAGCTGTAATAGGAAAACCTGATCCTCTTAAAGGGGATTCCATCAAAGCTTTCGTCATACTTCGCATGGGCTTCAACTATTCCGATAAACTGAAGCTTGATCTCATGTA is from Methanococcoides sp. AM1 and encodes:
- the acs gene encoding acetate--CoA ligase, which translates into the protein MSEKFDIKLDSKCYYPDPSVKENSWMQDYEKIYSESLKDPEKHWESVAEELEWFEKWDKVMEWNHPYAKWFTNARMNITSNCLDRHVFNGKRNKVAMIWIGDGGEEQVITYRQLYRDVMRFSNGLKSLGVEKGDKVCIYMPQVPEQIVAMLACARIGAVHSVVFGGFGAKALHSRIKDAQAKIVITADASLRRGKRIDLKSLVDEAVVNASCVEKIVVLRRMTPQMELFSEIEVDFYEIMEDVEKECEPEMMDSEDPLFILYTSGTTGPAKGIVHACGGYMVGTYYTTKNVLDLKENDVMWCTADPGWITGHSYIVYGPLSMGATILISETTPDYPDPGVWWNIIEEFDVSVFYTAPTAIRMFMRMGEEWPGKYNLSSLRILGSVGEPLNPEAFKWYYRVIGKEKCPILDTWWQTETGMHMLTTAVGEPMKPGFTGRPVPGVVVDVVDENGDPVPAGTGGFLVIKKPWPSMMRTVYGNDERYRQYWTTIRNYYSAGDLAVKDEDGYIMIQGRSDDVLIVAGHNIGSAEVESALVSHEAVAEAAVIGKPDPLKGDSIKAFVILRMGFNYSDKLKLDLMYHVRMNLGPIAMPSEIEIVDSLPKTRSGKIMRRLLKAQELGMDPGDVSTLDD